AACCGGTCAATCAAAGTGGTAAAgcaatgagaaaaatatggaCTTTGAAAAGGAATTCCTTTTAACCCTGTTGTTCAAGTTTCAAGAAGATGATTGAATAAATTGAACTGACTACCAGGAACAGATCATAAGATATATGTTAATACTTTTATCATCTCAGGCACCAGTGTAGTGGCTTATTGTTGCTCacatgaaaaaaaagttaacaaACACCACCATATCGTtcttcagaaaaagaaaattgatatgGAAATTGAAATGCTACCTTTAGAGCTTTTGCAAGGGCCAATGGCGACTGTTGCAGGAGAACCTTATCAGAGTTCAGTTTAGAATACAAAGCATAGCAGCATTGAGCAGGATCAACCCATACAAGGCCAGGACTCTGGCTTTCCACTTTAGTTCCATTAGACCCTGTTATATCAATCGAACTACGTTCCTCTACAGTAGCGCTAACTTCAGGTCCTTTTACAAAAGATGACAAGTTTTGTTGATTAGATGTAAGTGAAGATACATCTACTATTACTGCACTATAATCCCGAACTTCAATTCCATTTTTCTCCAGGTACAAGCGTACCTGAAAAGgagatatttattttgaatgagGTCTAAACCAATAAAGAGagttaaatataaaacaaaacaaagctcaaaattaaattccaaCATAACTACTGAATTAAGTACTAGAATGATATCCTAGTACAAcgtttcctttcaaatttgatataCATAACTTTTCATGATACAAAATATGACGCAAGTGTTTTGGGATACCTCATCAGACACCTTCCTCTTGTCCACGTAAAAAAACGCTGAGTTGAGTGTCACTATTGCAAATGCATGTACAACTGGACAGTATGAAACATCACTCCCACGGATATTGTATAACCAAGCAACCTGcatattttcatttgtatAATGTATTGCATCATATTATTAAAGAGAAGTAATACTAtgtaagaaataaataaaacatctaAAACAGAGGCCTGGGGTCAAATCAGAAAAACCAACACAAGAATGCAAgactatttttataagaatggTTTGAAGAAGCActggaaagaaaggaaactCACTTCATCAAGACCAGTCACAATTAAACCATGAGCTTTCTCTTGTGAAAGTTTTGCTCTCAAAGTCTTCAACTTATCTTCAACAGAGCAGCCAGTATACTCCAGCGGGTGTATGATAACAGGATTTATTTCTGTTGGTGGTCGATTCTTCCAAACTTCATCAACTAAGTTGGTGGTGGTTTGAACCAGCTTCTGCTGCTTTTTAGCAAATGCGTGAATCCACTTTTGTGCAGTGTCGACTGACACACACCAAGGATCCACTCCAACAGCTGCATCCGCTGGAAGATTCTGATACAAAATTGCAAAAACGAACTTAGCCTAACACACTAGCAATTATCTTCATACAGAACAATATGAACTTACCAAGAGAAAATCACAATTGTACCAagaatcataaaaattttaatgcttcTAATTTTAGACTCTCGTTTAAACCCCCAAAGCCTACTTGAGTGCTAGTAAAGCAGAATTCAACTAGACCTAGGTGTCCACATTTAGAAATACAGAACAACCAGTACAATCGTTAGTGTAACAGAAATGAGGtaatttgatttagttaaAAAAGAGAGTTTGATATTGCATTTGTTTgcagaaaagagaataattcAAACACTCAacggaaaatgaaagaaatttctGGTGGAACAAATTAAGTTTCTAGAAGAAACCAAAGTAAGAGGATAAAGATAATTTGAAGAGttccaacaaagaaaaattatgaactttaaattttggtttcCCCTTGTATTAATGTGAAGTAAAACCTTCAAATAAATGGTCACATACATCTGCCATCCAGAGATCTACTGGAGGATCCTCTCCAATTCGCATAAGCTTCCACTGATCGCTGAGCTGTTGAATTGCCTGCAGAAAATAACGCCCATCGGTCCACAGTAATGCTTCTCTCTGGGTTATAAGTGCCAGAccttcatgaaaaaaaaaaaaaaaaaggatccaTAAAGACCACAGGAGAAGACAATCAACGAGAGGGAGCATGAACAGTGATCAGACTGCATAGACTAAGCTAAAAGCATTTTCTTCGCTCAATTAAATTTGCAACTAACAAATCTAGCAACATTACAAAGAAAGTGGAGCGTACAAGAAATATAGTTATACACAATGGcaagtcaaaaaaaaaaaattattagttccattttttatatcatcaATAACAACTATTAGTTATGCTTATGCCTCgtttcataaaaaagaaaataacagcTATTAGTAAAGACTGtcaataatttgaattggCTATACAAGGCCTCGATTATCCTTTAAAAGTAGAGAGTAAGGCTGTAATAAAATCCTCTGAAGCTAAGGATATTTGAGATTTGATCCAGGCGTGAGTGAAAGAAACATAATGGATCCTAGGAAGTGAGTTTGAGAACCTTTCTACGTGGTAGAttctttttctcaatgaaagttacattcttctttttgaaaaatctgTCTTTACTGTGTGGATTCGCTTGGCACCAGATGTATATTCATGAAGTAATCGACCCAGCATAAAATGTTTGACTCTCCTCATTCTTTCTTCTCGCCTAGATATCTATTATCAAGTGATTCTGTATTTATATCAGTTTTCTCAAGTCTTATTTCAACAGCTAAtgggaagaaatgaaaaattccTTTTAATACAGCATCAGTTAATTTAACATGCacaacacaaaagaaaaataaaaagaaaggggaaCAAATCGTAGTGGTACTGAAACATCCTTACTGGAAATCGGCAATACTTACCAGCACTTCCGGTGAAACCAGAAACAAATGCACGTCGTTCGTCTCTCGCAGATACATATTCACTCTGCAACAACACGTAGACAACAACTGTTAACCAGAGAATTACTCCGATaacaagaaatcaaagaacGAAAAAGAACAANaaaaaaaaaaaaaaaaaaaaaaaaaaaaaaaaaaaaaaaaaaaaaaaaactgcgAAATGAAAATAGCCAAACAAGTAATCTCAGAGCTCGCGTCTCGCGAATTGATCAATCAGAAACAGACCATTTCAGACTTTCAACCAGAACACAAGAGGCGAAACATAGAACAAATAGCTCAAATCAGATCCTCCAAAACATTAACAGATGATTGAAATTCAGGATTCGTAATATAGCTAGATGTTGATTGATACAGCCAAATTGGTAGCAGGATGGAGAAAACCTGATGATAATCCTCAGAAGGAACAACCAAGGCGTCAAGAGGAGGAGCATGTGACGCCATTAGAAGCCTCAAAGCGCTCAGAGAATCCGCCATCTCTATCTCTGTTTCTCTCGTCTCCCTCACTCTCAGTTTCGTGTTTGTCTTCCAGAGTGGTGCTTCTCAAgatttgttttatataaataatgggaataaataatttcatttcatttaatctttttttctttaaaaagagagagggagagagaaaaaaaagga
This sequence is a window from Cucurbita pepo subsp. pepo cultivar mu-cu-16 chromosome LG19, ASM280686v2, whole genome shotgun sequence. Protein-coding genes within it:
- the LOC111781553 gene encoding probable Xaa-Pro aminopeptidase P, producing MADSLSALRLLMASHAPPLDALVVPSEDYHQSEYVSARDERRAFVSGFTGSAGLALITQREALLWTDGRYFLQAIQQLSDQWKLMRIGEDPPVDLWMADNLPADAAVGVDPWCVSVDTAQKWIHAFAKKQQKLVQTTTNLVDEVWKNRPPTEINPVIIHPLEYTGCSVEDKLKTLRAKLSQEKAHGLIVTGLDEVAWLYNIRGSDVSYCPVVHAFAIVTLNSAFFYVDKRKVSDEVRLYLEKNGIEVRDYSAVIVDVSSLTSNQQNLSSFVKGPEVSATVEERSSIDITGSNGTKVESQSPGLVWVDPAQCCYALYSKLNSDKVLLQQSPLALAKALKNSVELDGLKNAHIRDGAAVVQYLVWLDKQLQETYGASGYFLEGDGARKPKPSDSKKLTEVTVSDKLEAFRASKEHFRGLSFPTISSVGSNAAIIHYGPQAETCAELDPESIYLFDSGAQYLDGTTDITRTVHFGLPSAHEKACYTAVLKGHIALGNARFPNGTNGHALDILARVPLWKDGLDYRHGTGHGIGSFLNVHEGPHLISFRPQARNVPLQASMTVTDEPGYYEDGAFGIRLENVLIVKDADTKFNFGNKGYLSFEHITWAPYQKKLIHTSLLTAEELNWVNTYHSKCRDILAPYLDESEKTWLEKATEPITA